The Ammoniphilus oxalaticus genome contains a region encoding:
- the ndk gene encoding nucleoside-diphosphate kinase, with protein MANEKTFIMVKPDGVQRNLIGEIVTRFEKKGFQLVGAKLMSVSKELAEEHYGEHKERPFFGELVDFITSSPVFAMVWEGPGVIATARQMMGTTNPSEAAPGTIRGDYGISVGMNIIHGSDSAESAEREMGLWFTDQDLTSYDKTLSKWI; from the coding sequence ATGGCAAATGAAAAAACATTCATTATGGTCAAGCCTGATGGGGTGCAACGTAACCTGATTGGCGAAATTGTTACACGTTTTGAGAAAAAAGGATTTCAATTGGTTGGCGCTAAATTAATGTCTGTCAGCAAAGAACTAGCTGAGGAACATTACGGTGAACATAAAGAGCGTCCTTTCTTTGGGGAACTGGTTGATTTCATTACGTCAAGTCCTGTCTTTGCGATGGTTTGGGAAGGGCCTGGGGTCATTGCAACGGCTCGTCAGATGATGGGAACAACAAACCCGTCTGAAGCGGCGCCTGGCACGATTCGCGGCGACTATGGCATCAGCGTGGGGATGAACATCATCCATGGTTCTGACTCAGCCGAAAGCGCGGAACGTGAAATGGGATTATGGTTTACGGATCAAGATCTAACAAGCTACGATAAAACGCTAAGTAAGTGGATCTAA
- the hepT gene encoding heptaprenyl diphosphate synthase component II has translation MKLADIFFQMKNDLQYLENELEKAITTKDPLLHDASNHLLKAGGKRIRPIFVLLSGKFGDYDRTKLKYIAVALELIHMASLVHDDVIDDAEKRRGKQTVKAMWDNKIAMYTGDYIFAEALLMATTLENPKVHQILSKAIMEMTIGEINQIRDFNHWDQSLRDYLRRIKRKTALLIAISCQLGAIVAGAPQSVVTALYRYGYYVGMAFQITDDILDFVGDEKKLGKPAGSDLRQGNITLPALYCYHATPLGTTIREMMEPVQTTDKDQLIISEAKMSEAIERIANSEGIEFAQQLADRYILKAKACLASLSDGSAKESLDEIANFIGKRET, from the coding sequence ATGAAACTAGCCGATATTTTTTTTCAAATGAAGAATGACCTACAGTATCTTGAGAATGAACTGGAAAAAGCGATTACGACAAAGGACCCTTTGTTGCACGACGCGTCCAATCATCTATTAAAGGCCGGAGGCAAGCGGATTCGTCCCATTTTTGTGTTGCTGTCCGGTAAGTTTGGCGACTACGATCGAACGAAGTTGAAATATATTGCAGTCGCTCTTGAATTGATTCATATGGCTTCACTTGTGCACGACGACGTTATTGATGACGCGGAAAAGCGCAGAGGGAAGCAAACGGTGAAGGCGATGTGGGACAATAAGATTGCGATGTATACGGGAGACTATATTTTTGCGGAAGCGCTCTTGATGGCGACGACGTTGGAAAATCCTAAAGTCCACCAAATCTTGTCCAAGGCGATCATGGAGATGACGATCGGCGAAATTAATCAGATTCGCGATTTTAATCATTGGGATCAATCTTTGCGCGATTATTTGCGCCGCATCAAACGAAAGACGGCGTTGTTGATCGCGATCAGCTGTCAATTAGGCGCGATCGTAGCTGGAGCGCCGCAGTCTGTCGTGACCGCATTGTACCGTTATGGTTATTATGTCGGTATGGCTTTTCAGATTACCGATGATATTCTAGATTTTGTCGGCGACGAAAAGAAATTGGGCAAACCTGCCGGCAGTGATTTACGCCAGGGAAACATTACGTTACCCGCCCTGTATTGTTACCACGCAACCCCGTTAGGGACGACGATTCGCGAGATGATGGAACCCGTTCAAACGACGGACAAGGACCAGCTAATCATTTCCGAGGCGAAGATGAGCGAGGCGATTGAACGAATTGCTAACAGTGAAGGGATCGAGTTTGCTCAACAGTTGGCGGATCGTTATATTTTGAAAGCGAAAGCTTGTTTAGCGTCGCTGTCAGATGGTTCCGCAAAGGAATCATTAGATGAAATTGCTAATTTTATTGGAAAAAGGGAAACATAG
- a CDS encoding COX15/CtaA family protein, translating to MNKGLKWVSILTTIGMFIVLVMGALVTKTGSADGCGNTWPLCHGKFAPLASLESLIEYNHRLVSGIVGLLVAWQSIWAWRKLGHVRGVKFFAFFGFFLTFAQALLGAAAVMWGQSSAVLALHFGLSLTAFASVLLLTILVYETSWFKEAALPPVSTGLKIGIWSLTIYCYIVVYLGAFVRHTQAFGCYAWPKCTDQWIPALTGPAGFQVIHRIAAFLFLVFMVGVTVYMVRKVQHRKDLVVASILSLVLTIGQVLSGAYVVLTGISLFPSLLHNMIISALFGVLCYLCFQSLDQKQKTGEGLQPIQADSSGQTLNPSIPSVGKEEPISG from the coding sequence ATGAATAAAGGATTAAAATGGGTTTCCATTTTAACCACGATCGGTATGTTTATCGTTTTAGTGATGGGCGCGCTCGTCACGAAAACGGGATCAGCGGACGGTTGCGGGAACACGTGGCCGCTCTGTCATGGTAAATTTGCGCCGCTCGCTAGCTTGGAGTCATTAATCGAATACAACCATCGACTCGTCTCAGGTATCGTCGGATTGCTCGTCGCTTGGCAATCAATCTGGGCCTGGAGAAAGTTAGGTCATGTGCGCGGAGTCAAGTTTTTCGCTTTCTTCGGATTTTTCCTCACCTTTGCCCAAGCTTTACTCGGAGCCGCCGCAGTCATGTGGGGACAATCATCCGCCGTATTAGCGTTACACTTTGGCTTATCTTTGACGGCCTTTGCCAGCGTCTTGTTGTTAACCATCCTCGTATATGAAACGAGTTGGTTCAAAGAAGCCGCGTTACCGCCCGTCTCAACCGGTTTAAAAATTGGGATTTGGTCGTTGACAATTTACTGCTATATTGTCGTGTACCTGGGGGCATTCGTCAGGCACACGCAAGCATTCGGTTGTTACGCTTGGCCTAAATGCACAGACCAATGGATTCCAGCGCTGACAGGTCCCGCCGGTTTCCAAGTTATCCATCGAATCGCCGCCTTTTTATTTCTTGTGTTCATGGTCGGCGTCACCGTTTATATGGTACGAAAAGTTCAACACCGCAAAGACCTCGTTGTCGCCTCAATCTTGTCGCTTGTTTTAACGATTGGACAAGTGCTTAGCGGCGCCTATGTTGTATTAACCGGCATTTCATTATTTCCATCTCTATTGCACAACATGATCATCTCCGCTTTGTTTGGCGTACTCTGCTACCTCTGCTTCCAATCGTTGGATCAGAAACAAAAAACGGGTGAGGGACTGCAACCTATACAGGCTGATTCTAGCGGGCAAACACTGAACCCATCGATTCCTTCCGTTGGAAAAGAGGAACCGATCAGCGGCTAA
- a CDS encoding HU family DNA-binding protein, with the protein MEEGKTMNKTELIAYVAETAELTKKDASRAVDAVFGAIEETLKTGDKVQLIGFGNFEVRERAARKGRNPQTGEEIEIAASKVPAFKPGKSLKDAVHGGV; encoded by the coding sequence ATTGAGGAGGGTAAAACGATGAATAAAACAGAATTGATTGCCTACGTCGCTGAGACGGCGGAACTTACGAAAAAGGATGCGTCCAGAGCGGTTGACGCGGTTTTTGGGGCGATAGAGGAAACATTAAAAACCGGTGATAAAGTACAATTAATCGGTTTTGGAAATTTTGAAGTGCGCGAACGCGCCGCGAGAAAAGGACGTAACCCGCAAACAGGCGAAGAAATTGAAATCGCTGCAAGCAAAGTGCCAGCGTTCAAACCAGGGAAGTCATTGAAGGATGCTGTGCACGGCGGCGTTTAA
- the aroC gene encoding chorismate synthase, protein MRYLTAGESHGPQLTAIIEGVPSNVPISVDKINTLLQRRQKGHGRGRRMQIETDQVRIVAGVRHGLTTGAPICLIVENKDWTHWEHIMGVEPLAEGQELQREVTKPRPGHADLNGALKYNQEDMRNILERSSARETAVRVAVAGVAQQLLEQFGIRVGSHVKRIGSVEAKEMEMPLADLIEVAEASSVRCLDPEAGQQMMDLIDKAKSEGDSLGGIVEVIAEGLPIGLGSHVQWDRKLDGRLAQAIMSIQAFKGVEIGIGFEAGARPGSEVHDEIVWDEEGGFYRSSNRAGGFEGGMTTGMPVVVRGVMKPIPTLYKPLQSVDLATKEPFEATIERSDSCAVPAAAVVAEAVVTIELAKAMIETFHSDNLEQMKQSVAQYASYLESR, encoded by the coding sequence ATGAGATATTTGACAGCTGGAGAATCCCACGGCCCTCAGTTGACCGCAATCATTGAGGGAGTGCCGAGCAATGTGCCGATCAGTGTCGATAAGATTAATACGCTGCTGCAACGCAGACAAAAAGGACATGGTCGCGGTCGCAGGATGCAAATCGAAACGGATCAAGTTCGGATCGTTGCTGGCGTGCGTCACGGATTGACGACAGGGGCGCCGATCTGCTTGATCGTAGAAAATAAAGATTGGACGCATTGGGAACATATTATGGGCGTTGAACCGTTAGCTGAAGGACAAGAACTTCAACGTGAGGTGACAAAACCGAGACCTGGTCACGCAGATTTGAACGGGGCTTTAAAATATAATCAAGAGGACATGCGCAACATTTTAGAGCGGTCAAGCGCGCGCGAAACAGCGGTTCGCGTTGCGGTCGCGGGTGTTGCCCAACAATTGCTAGAACAGTTTGGCATTCGCGTCGGAAGTCATGTGAAGCGGATCGGATCCGTTGAAGCGAAAGAGATGGAGATGCCGTTAGCGGATTTGATCGAAGTGGCGGAAGCTTCTTCGGTTCGTTGTTTGGATCCTGAAGCGGGCCAACAAATGATGGACTTGATCGACAAAGCAAAATCGGAAGGGGATTCCTTAGGCGGGATTGTTGAAGTGATCGCGGAAGGCTTGCCTATTGGATTGGGCAGTCATGTCCAATGGGATCGCAAATTAGACGGGCGTCTTGCCCAAGCGATCATGAGTATTCAAGCATTCAAAGGGGTCGAGATTGGAATCGGATTTGAAGCGGGCGCAAGACCCGGTTCAGAAGTGCATGATGAGATCGTTTGGGACGAAGAGGGCGGATTTTATCGCAGTTCCAATCGAGCGGGCGGTTTTGAAGGCGGCATGACAACGGGAATGCCGGTTGTTGTGCGCGGCGTAATGAAGCCAATTCCAACGTTGTACAAGCCATTGCAAAGCGTTGATTTAGCGACGAAAGAGCCGTTCGAAGCGACGATTGAACGATCTGATAGTTGCGCGGTGCCAGCGGCGGCGGTTGTTGCCGAAGCGGTTGTCACAATCGAATTGGCAAAAGCGATGATTGAGACGTTCCATAGCGATAACTTAGAGCAGATGAAACAGAGCGTTGCCCAATACGCGAGTTATTTGGAGAGCCGCTAA
- a CDS encoding menaquinone biosynthetic enzyme MqnA/MqnD family protein, protein MGERLGIGINAYSNVLPVTYFFREQRLESKVSFVEAVPAELNRLLAEGSIDLGPVSAFTYAEHAGKYETLNGLSVSAKGPVGSIFLFSKRPLARLDGARIALTNTSATSINLLKIILEKFEGFQPTYEMMSPRISTMLEQADAALLIGDHAIHAKWNEPAPYIYDLGQLWYNHTGMWMTFALWCVRKNAIETKRSALQEVHAEFLRAKQQGTEQIGEIIDFVLRKHGGTERFWRQYFLGLGHDFGLEQKQGLEYYFQCAQELGLISHATEVEVWGQAPKVKLT, encoded by the coding sequence ATGGGGGAGCGGTTGGGAATTGGGATTAACGCCTATTCAAATGTGCTTCCAGTTACCTATTTTTTTCGCGAGCAACGATTGGAGTCAAAGGTTTCGTTTGTCGAAGCGGTTCCTGCCGAATTGAATCGCTTACTGGCTGAAGGATCGATCGATTTAGGCCCGGTCTCCGCTTTTACTTACGCGGAACATGCAGGTAAATACGAAACGCTCAATGGTTTGTCCGTTAGCGCCAAAGGACCTGTTGGTTCGATCTTTTTATTTAGTAAACGGCCGTTGGCTCGTCTTGATGGGGCGCGGATCGCGCTGACGAATACATCAGCGACATCGATTAATTTATTAAAGATTATTTTGGAAAAGTTTGAAGGGTTTCAACCGACTTATGAGATGATGTCTCCGCGCATTTCGACGATGCTTGAGCAAGCTGATGCCGCTTTGTTGATTGGCGATCATGCCATTCACGCGAAATGGAATGAACCCGCGCCTTATATTTACGACTTAGGTCAGTTATGGTATAACCATACAGGGATGTGGATGACCTTTGCGCTATGGTGTGTCCGCAAAAACGCGATTGAAACGAAAAGATCCGCGTTACAAGAAGTTCATGCCGAATTTTTGCGGGCCAAGCAACAAGGGACGGAGCAGATTGGAGAAATCATTGACTTCGTTTTACGCAAACATGGCGGAACAGAGCGTTTTTGGCGGCAATATTTTTTAGGTTTAGGCCATGATTTTGGTTTAGAGCAAAAGCAGGGCTTGGAATATTATTTTCAATGCGCGCAGGAGTTAGGTCTTATTTCTCACGCAACGGAAGTAGAGGTCTGGGGACAAGCCCCCAAAGTGAAATTAACCTAG
- the aroB gene encoding 3-dehydroquinate synthase: protein MNQLTVDLGERSYPILIGKGLLRQLPQQLAARGIEPRQTLFIVSDEHVAPLYLEQVVNGLEQAGYRCGYHIVPAGEQVKSLAYLEEITGKALEIGLDRNSVFLALGGGVIGDLTGFCAAAYMRGVPFVQIPTTLLAHDSSVGGKVAVNHPLGKNIIGAFHQPSLVLYDTETLTTLPKREIYAGFAEVLKHGLIWSESFTNWLSDNASSLLSLESPFIEEAIQQGCAIKAEVVSNDEREQGLRAILNLGHTFGHALEAISSYGGLIHGEAISIGMVAAALLAERIGLTKAEDRVAERTISLLKQYHLPVQLPSAFAIDDILAAMRHDKKGKDGKFVFVLPTAIGAVEIVENVDEADIIETLKICKEVE, encoded by the coding sequence ATGAACCAGCTGACGGTTGATTTAGGTGAGCGAAGTTACCCGATTTTGATTGGTAAAGGTCTGCTTCGTCAGCTACCGCAACAGTTGGCGGCGCGCGGGATTGAGCCGCGACAAACATTATTTATCGTCAGCGATGAACATGTTGCCCCGCTCTATTTGGAACAGGTCGTCAATGGATTGGAGCAGGCGGGCTATCGTTGCGGCTATCATATCGTTCCCGCGGGAGAGCAAGTGAAGAGTCTAGCCTATTTAGAAGAAATTACGGGTAAAGCGCTCGAGATAGGGCTGGATCGTAACTCTGTGTTCCTCGCGTTAGGCGGAGGAGTGATCGGGGACTTAACTGGCTTTTGCGCGGCGGCTTACATGCGCGGGGTTCCGTTTGTCCAAATTCCGACCACGTTGCTCGCCCACGATAGCAGTGTCGGCGGAAAAGTGGCGGTCAACCATCCGCTCGGTAAAAATATTATCGGGGCGTTTCATCAACCGAGCCTCGTTTTATACGACACGGAAACGTTAACGACGTTGCCCAAACGGGAGATCTATGCCGGTTTTGCGGAAGTGTTAAAGCACGGACTGATTTGGAGCGAATCGTTTACGAATTGGTTAAGCGACAACGCATCCTCGTTACTCTCCTTGGAATCTCCGTTCATCGAAGAGGCGATTCAACAAGGCTGCGCGATCAAGGCGGAAGTCGTTTCCAATGACGAGCGTGAGCAAGGCTTACGAGCGATCCTCAACTTGGGCCATACATTTGGACACGCCCTTGAGGCGATCTCGTCCTATGGCGGGCTGATTCATGGTGAAGCGATATCGATCGGGATGGTGGCGGCGGCATTGCTGGCGGAACGGATTGGCTTAACGAAAGCGGAGGACCGTGTGGCCGAACGGACGATCTCCCTTTTAAAACAATACCACCTCCCTGTTCAATTACCGTCGGCATTTGCAATTGACGATATTTTGGCCGCAATGCGTCACGATAAAAAAGGCAAAGACGGCAAATTCGTGTTTGTGTTGCCAACAGCGATCGGCGCGGTGGAGATCGTCGAAAATGTAGATGAAGCGGATATTATTGAAACGTTGAAAATATGTAAAGAGGTGGAGTAA
- a CDS encoding UbiX family flavin prenyltransferase, which translates to MRKIFAVGITGASGVVYGARLTQELLKRDHKVHLIVTEAGWQVFKEELDWNTSDRDAILAEHFEQAGAGELHYHGLREFTAPIASGSYRTDAMVIVPCSMGTLSGIAQGASGNLLERTADVMLKEGKKLVIVPRETPLNAIHLENMLKLSRIGAKIVPAMPGFYQKPETLADIVDFVVGKTLDTLGVPHSLFTRWGE; encoded by the coding sequence ATGAGAAAAATCTTTGCAGTTGGGATCACAGGCGCAAGCGGAGTCGTTTACGGGGCGCGGTTAACGCAGGAATTGTTGAAGCGCGATCATAAGGTTCATTTGATCGTGACGGAAGCGGGCTGGCAAGTTTTTAAGGAAGAATTGGATTGGAATACAAGTGATCGAGACGCAATTCTGGCTGAACATTTTGAACAAGCGGGCGCGGGTGAGTTGCATTACCATGGGTTGCGCGAATTTACCGCCCCGATCGCGAGCGGCTCTTATCGAACTGACGCGATGGTGATCGTTCCTTGTTCAATGGGCACGTTAAGCGGGATTGCCCAAGGGGCCTCAGGAAATTTGTTGGAACGAACCGCAGATGTGATGCTAAAAGAGGGCAAGAAGCTAGTGATCGTTCCTCGCGAAACCCCGCTCAATGCGATTCATTTAGAAAATATGTTGAAATTGAGCCGAATTGGGGCTAAGATTGTACCAGCTATGCCAGGTTTTTATCAAAAACCTGAAACGCTGGCTGACATCGTTGATTTTGTGGTTGGGAAAACGCTCGACACACTTGGAGTTCCTCATTCTTTGTTTACAAGATGGGGGGAGTAA
- the aroH gene encoding chorismate mutase, with translation MGVRGIRGATTVNENRSEEILKATSELMEEIIRENDFQADDVASVLVTVTTDLNADFPAKAIRALQGWELVPLMCSTEIPVPGSLPRCIRLMLLVNTDVGADQVRHVFLGEAVKLRPDLTKTGGSM, from the coding sequence TTGGGTGTACGGGGCATACGCGGAGCGACAACGGTGAACGAAAATCGATCAGAAGAAATTTTAAAGGCGACTAGTGAATTGATGGAGGAAATTATTCGTGAAAATGATTTTCAAGCGGATGACGTCGCCTCGGTGCTCGTTACGGTAACGACGGATCTGAACGCGGATTTTCCCGCGAAAGCGATTCGGGCATTGCAGGGTTGGGAGTTGGTTCCGTTGATGTGTTCGACTGAAATTCCCGTTCCCGGCAGTTTGCCGCGCTGCATTCGTTTAATGCTGCTCGTCAATACAGATGTCGGAGCGGATCAAGTGCGTCATGTGTTTTTAGGCGAGGCTGTGAAATTGCGACCTGATTTAACAAAAACAGGCGGATCGATGTAA
- a CDS encoding CheR family methyltransferase: MAERDFMQFIAQVKNKTGIDLSLYKEAQMKRRLTSLRNKRGYDDFSSYLKAIAADQELYDELLDRITINVSEFFRNYSRWEILMKKILPRLLREKPRLKIWSAACSTGEEPYSLAMGLTQLTSLRNVDILATDIDRGALERAKEGIYPERSLAECPKPLRAKYFEQREQLYHVSNEIKQAVRFRRHNLLADSFETGFDLIVCRNVMIYFTEEAKHTLYEKFSQALRPGGVFFVGSTEQIFQPKRYLFEPEDTFFYRKLPE; the protein is encoded by the coding sequence ATGGCAGAACGGGATTTTATGCAATTTATCGCGCAAGTGAAGAATAAAACGGGGATTGATCTCTCTTTATATAAAGAAGCGCAAATGAAAAGACGTCTGACTTCGCTTCGAAACAAACGAGGTTATGATGATTTTTCAAGCTATTTAAAAGCAATCGCCGCGGATCAAGAGCTATACGATGAACTATTAGATCGCATCACGATCAATGTATCTGAATTTTTCAGAAATTATTCACGTTGGGAAATATTGATGAAGAAAATTCTGCCCCGTCTATTACGTGAGAAACCGAGATTAAAAATATGGAGCGCGGCCTGTTCAACAGGCGAAGAACCGTATTCGCTGGCGATGGGCTTGACACAATTGACGAGTTTACGCAATGTGGATATTTTAGCTACGGACATTGATCGTGGGGCGCTCGAGCGAGCAAAGGAAGGGATTTATCCAGAGCGTTCTTTAGCGGAATGTCCGAAACCGCTGCGGGCAAAATATTTTGAACAGCGGGAACAACTTTATCATGTCTCTAATGAAATTAAGCAAGCGGTTCGGTTTCGACGTCATAATTTGCTTGCGGATTCGTTTGAAACGGGTTTCGATCTGATCGTTTGCAGAAATGTGATGATCTATTTTACGGAAGAGGCAAAACACACGCTCTATGAAAAGTTTAGTCAGGCGCTTCGACCTGGCGGCGTGTTCTTCGTCGGCAGCACTGAACAAATTTTTCAACCGAAGCGTTATTTATTTGAACCCGAAGACACCTTTTTTTATCGAAAATTGCCGGAATAA
- the mtrB gene encoding trp RNA-binding attenuation protein MtrB: MAETNDYFVIKAKENGVNVIGLTRGENTRFHHSEKLDKGEVMIAQFTEHTSAVKIRGNATIFTKFGPIETTDEKDL; the protein is encoded by the coding sequence GTGGCTGAAACGAACGATTATTTTGTAATCAAGGCGAAGGAAAATGGTGTAAATGTAATCGGCTTGACACGAGGAGAAAACACGAGATTTCATCATTCGGAAAAATTGGACAAAGGTGAAGTGATGATCGCCCAGTTTACAGAGCATACTTCAGCCGTAAAGATCAGAGGTAACGCGACGATTTTTACGAAATTTGGACCGATTGAAACGACCGACGAAAAAGACTTATAG
- the folE gene encoding GTP cyclohydrolase I FolE codes for MAVDHEKIQQAVRMILEAVGEDPDREGLIETPARVARMYEEIFQGMFIDPTEYFKVIFSEQHEELVLVKDIPFYSTCEHHLVPFFGTAHVAYIPKGGRVVGLSKLARALEAVCRRPQLQERITSVVANSIMDELQPYGVAVVVEAEHMCMTMRGVKKPGSKTVTSAVRGCFEKDAAARAEVFSLMKD; via the coding sequence ATGGCTGTAGATCATGAAAAAATTCAGCAAGCTGTTAGAATGATCTTGGAAGCGGTTGGTGAAGATCCGGACCGTGAAGGACTGATCGAGACCCCCGCTCGGGTCGCAAGAATGTACGAAGAGATTTTTCAGGGAATGTTTATTGATCCAACCGAATATTTCAAAGTGATCTTTAGTGAACAACACGAGGAACTTGTTCTCGTTAAAGATATCCCGTTTTATTCAACGTGTGAACACCATTTGGTGCCTTTCTTTGGAACGGCGCATGTCGCGTACATTCCAAAGGGCGGGCGAGTGGTTGGCCTAAGTAAGTTGGCCCGCGCGTTAGAGGCCGTTTGCAGACGCCCACAGTTGCAGGAGCGGATTACGTCTGTTGTCGCTAACTCGATCATGGATGAATTGCAACCGTATGGCGTGGCAGTCGTGGTTGAAGCGGAACATATGTGCATGACGATGCGCGGCGTGAAAAAGCCAGGTTCGAAGACGGTGACGTCCGCTGTGCGCGGTTGTTTCGAAAAAGACGCGGCGGCTCGGGCAGAAGTCTTTAGCTTAATGAAAGATTAG
- a CDS encoding UbiA-like polyprenyltransferase, whose product MNKLKIILEMIKFEHTLFALPFAYMGAILGSFVVLGEWPTGAQLFWITMAMVGARSAAMALNRVIDRVIDAGNPRTATRAIPAGLLSVKEVYLFIIGSFALLFVAAFQLNMLAVKLLPLAVFALVLYSYTKRFTWTCHLVLGVAIGLAPLGGWVATTGGIDKVGVILFISVALWTAGFDVIYACQDMEFDREQGLYSIPTRFGLAKSLLMARWLHVLTVIGFITIYFMAGLQLWFALGVLVAALILVYEHSLVSPTDLSKLNTAFFTMNGVLSVVVFVFTLLDLVVFS is encoded by the coding sequence ATGAACAAACTCAAAATTATTTTAGAAATGATCAAGTTTGAACACACGCTCTTTGCGTTGCCTTTCGCTTATATGGGAGCGATCTTAGGAAGTTTTGTCGTTCTGGGCGAGTGGCCGACTGGCGCTCAATTGTTTTGGATCACGATGGCGATGGTTGGGGCTCGCAGCGCGGCGATGGCGCTGAACCGGGTGATCGATCGTGTGATCGACGCCGGAAATCCGCGCACAGCGACACGGGCGATTCCAGCTGGGCTTCTCTCTGTGAAAGAAGTCTACCTTTTTATTATCGGTTCGTTTGCGTTATTGTTTGTTGCCGCGTTCCAGTTAAACATGCTTGCTGTTAAATTGTTGCCGCTCGCGGTGTTTGCGCTCGTGTTGTATTCTTACACGAAACGTTTTACGTGGACATGCCATCTCGTATTAGGAGTTGCGATTGGACTGGCGCCGCTTGGCGGTTGGGTAGCAACAACAGGCGGGATCGATAAGGTTGGCGTGATTTTATTTATCTCAGTTGCCCTTTGGACCGCGGGATTCGATGTTATTTACGCTTGTCAGGATATGGAGTTTGATCGGGAGCAAGGATTGTATTCAATTCCGACACGCTTCGGCTTGGCGAAATCGTTGCTAATGGCCCGCTGGCTTCATGTGTTGACAGTCATTGGCTTTATTACGATCTATTTTATGGCCGGTTTGCAACTGTGGTTTGCGCTCGGTGTGCTTGTCGCGGCCTTGATTTTAGTCTATGAACATAGCTTAGTGTCCCCAACCGATTTATCGAAACTGAACACAGCCTTTTTTACGATGAATGGCGTGCTCAGTGTTGTTGTGTTTGTGTTTACTTTACTCGACTTGGTGGTTTTCTCATGA
- a CDS encoding heptaprenyl diphosphate synthase component 1 has translation MKQVSQRPNGDFFDILSEVRKQAECEFVQRYVEVPSIPMLRMKILFLFLQDSGVPMDKIKDYLVPTILIQMGLDCHDEVTLFPQTTERGVRERQLSVLAGDYYSSKYYFLLSEIEDIGLIRHLALAVSEINELKTKLYTTRNMNVALSFYMQHQIDASLYMGFYTRFGKSPIWKEIMESVVMIERSIVELEESRIGQVAPRFLRNRAYEVNLDEAHDLLEQSYEEAFEKLQKLLKFTNLHHVREEMVQLMQGCQQRMNHQWRVSDGLRRGV, from the coding sequence ATGAAACAAGTTAGTCAACGGCCTAACGGAGACTTCTTTGATATCTTGAGTGAGGTAAGAAAACAGGCGGAGTGCGAATTTGTGCAACGATATGTCGAGGTTCCATCAATTCCGATGCTGAGGATGAAAATACTCTTTCTATTTCTACAAGATTCGGGTGTTCCGATGGACAAGATTAAGGATTACTTAGTGCCGACGATCTTAATTCAAATGGGGTTAGATTGTCACGATGAAGTGACTTTATTTCCACAGACGACGGAACGAGGGGTACGTGAACGACAGTTGTCTGTGCTCGCGGGCGATTATTACAGCAGCAAATACTACTTTCTATTGTCTGAAATTGAGGACATTGGACTGATACGTCATTTGGCGCTCGCCGTTAGCGAGATTAATGAGTTGAAAACGAAGCTTTATACGACGAGAAATATGAATGTGGCTCTTAGTTTTTATATGCAACATCAAATTGACGCTTCATTATATATGGGTTTTTACACCCGATTTGGGAAAAGTCCGATCTGGAAAGAGATCATGGAATCGGTCGTCATGATAGAGCGATCGATCGTGGAGTTAGAGGAAAGCCGAATCGGACAGGTTGCGCCGCGCTTTTTGCGCAATCGCGCGTATGAAGTCAATCTCGATGAAGCGCATGATCTACTTGAGCAAAGCTATGAGGAAGCGTTCGAAAAGTTGCAAAAATTACTAAAGTTTACGAATCTGCATCATGTCCGCGAAGAAATGGTACAATTGATGCAGGGCTGCCAGCAAAGAATGAATCACCAGTGGCGCGTTTCGGACGGGCTTAGAAGAGGAGTTTAG